The genomic window GATTTTCCGTACTCGCGGGCGTGGTGGGTCACGGGGAGCTCGGCTACGCGATAGCCCTCGGCGTGAGCAAGGATCGGCGTGAACCGGTGTAGCTCGCCGTAAAGGTTCAAATCGTCGGTGACTTCACGCCGGTAGACTTTCAGGCCGCAGTTGAAGTCGTGCAGCGGCAGGCCGGAAACGGCGCGGGCGGCGAAGTTGAAGAAGCGAGAGGGGATTGTTTTTGAAATGGGGTCGTGACGGTCGCGTTTCCAGCCGGAGATGAGATCGAAACCTTCGTCGAGCTTGGCGATCATGGCGGGCAATTCGGTGGGATCGTCCTGGAGATCGGCGTCCATGGTGGCCACGATTTCGCCGCGGGCTTGGGCGAAGCCAGTCGCCAGCGCCTCCGCCTTGCCGAAATTGCGGCGATGTCTGATGCCGCGAACGAGACCGGGGTGGGCGGCGGCGAGTCGGCAGACTTCCTTCCAGGAGCCGTCGCGGCTTCCGTCGTCCACGAAAATGATTTCCAACGAACGGTTTCGTAGGGCCGCATGAACGCCTTGAAACATGGCATCGAGGGTTTCGTGCTCGTCGAACACAGGAATGACTACCGATACTTCGATATCTCGAGTGGTGGCTTGGGGCGTCGCCGGTTTGCTGGTCGCTTCGGTGGTCACGGGGTCAGTTTCTGTTCATCAAGTATTTGTCGAGGTCTGCTATCGTCCAGATTATAGAGTAATTTACCCATTCTGCCGGGGAAATGCGCGAATTGTTTCCAACTTCGACTTCGGCGCGCTTTTTGCGCTTTGCGAACTTGATTCCGGAAATCGAACCCGGCTAATCTCCGCCGCCTATGATCAAGCCTGAGACCAAAGCTTTGCACGACGAGATGGAGAAGAGAGCGGGATACCTTTGGAGGTATCTTTGACGTCGACAACAAGAAGGCGAAAGTCAAGGAGCTCGAGGCCAAGATGGCTGTGGAGGGCTTTTGGGACGACCCGACCGCGGCCCAGGAGCTGATCGGCGAAGCGAACCAACTCAAGGGCGTGGTTAACGGCATGACCGGTTTCAAAACGAAACTGGAGGACGCTCGCGCCATGGAGGAGCTGCTCAACGAAGAGGGCGTCGAGGAAACTTCCGACGAGGCGGCTGAGCTGCATGAGGCGGCGGTGTCGCTCAAGGAGGAGCTCGACGAGCTGGAAATCCAGTGCTACCTGGATAAGCCACACGATCGATGCAGCGCCTTGCTGACCATCAACGCCGGCGCCGGTGGCACCGAGTCCTGCGATTGGGCGGACATGCTGTTTCGCATGTATTCGCGCTGGGCCGAGCGCCGCGGATTCAAGGTGGAGATCATCGACATGCTGCCGGGCGAAGAAGCCGGACTGGACAAGGTGACGATGCGGATTTCAGGAGAAAACGCCTTTGGCTACGCCAACGCTGAGCGCGGGGTGCACCGCTTGGTGCGCATTAGCCCGTTCGACTCCAACAAGCGCCGCCACACCTCCTTCTGCGCCGTCGACGTGGTGGCGGAAATCGAGGAGGATCTCGATATCGTGATCGAGGACAAGGATTTGCGAGAGGATACCTACCGCTCGAGCGGCAAGGGCGGGCAGCACGTCAACAAGACGGACTCAGCGGTGCGCCTGACCCACCTGCCGACCGGGATCGTGGTGGCCTGTCAAAGCGATCGGTCGCAGCACAAGAACCGGGCCACCGCTATGAAGCTGCTCAAGGCCCGTCTTTACGAAAAGATGGAGGACGAGAAGCGCAGCGCCATGGAAAAGGTTTATGGCGAGAAGGGCGAAATCGGCTGGGGAAACCAGATCCGAAGCTACGTCTTTCAGCCCTATCAGATGGTGAAGGACCTGCGAACCGGGGTGGAAACCGGCAACATCCAGGCGGTGATGGATGGCGACATCGACCGCTTCATCAACGGCTGGCTTCGGGCCGGCTCGCCGCGCTCCCGCAACAAGGAGATCCAGATCGAGGAGTAGGCCCCGCTTGGCGAGCAGGGCGCTGGGACGAGTTTTCATCGGCTGTCCGCTTTTTTCTGGTGCCCTCGCTCGTTGTAAGTCACATGTCTGGCACGCTTGAAACCATGGAACTGGAAGCGCTGAAAACCGCCTTGGCCGATCAACAGCTTTTCGAGGGGAAGTCCTGGAGGCTCTCGCCGGAGGCTTGGCGGCTGACGCCTGCCATGGTGGCGGCCTTCGAGGAGATCGGCCAGGCCAGCCTGGAGTTCTACAAGGCGTTCGAGATCCTCTACCGGCGTTCGTTCGAAGGGCGCAAGCTGCTCCGCAACAAGGAGCTGTACGCGCCATGGGTCGCCGAGTACCTCGATCGCGGCAAGCCCAAGGCGCTGGTGGAGCTCTGCCGACGAAAGTCCAACAAGGGAAAGCTGCCGCCGGTGATCCGTCCCGACCTTCTGGTTACGGAAGCAGGGTTCGCTCTTTCCGAACTGGATTCGGTGCCGGGAGGCATAGGTTTGACCGCTTATCTCAACCAGCTCTACGAGCGCTCGGGCGATGGATCCATCCTCGGAGCCGGTGGCCAGATGGAAGAGCTCTTCTACCGTAGCGTGGCAGGGCAGGCCGAGGGCGCGCAGACGCCGGTCGTGGTCATCGCTGTCAGCGAGGAAGCTGCAACCTACAAGCCGGAGATGGACTGGTTGGCTGAACGGCTGCAACGCCGCGGCTACCGCGTCTACAGCCTTTGGGTCGAGGAAATCTTCCCCTTGGGCGGCGCTGTCTACTTCGACGTGTCCGGGAGTCCCGAGAAAATCGACGTGGTCTACCGGTTTTACGAGCTCTTCGATCTGCCCAACATTTCCACAGCTGAATACATCGTGGAAGCCGCTGAAAACGGCGAAGTCGTTTTGACCCCACCCGTGCGCCCCTTTCTCGAGGAGAAAATGGGCATGGCCCTCTTTCACCATCACCTCCTCGGCGAATTCTGGAAGGAGAACATCTCCAAAAAGTCGCTCAAGGTCCTCAACAAGCTCATACCGAAAAGCTGGATCGTGGATCCCACTCCGCTCCCGCCGGGCGCGGTGCTCGACGGACCGCTCGCCCAGGGCAAACCGTTGCACGACTGGATGGAGCTAGCGGAAGCCAGCCAAAAGGAACGCAACCTGGTGCTGAAGATTTCCGGCTTTCACGAAACTGCCTGGGGCTCGCGCAGCGTGGTCATCGGAAACGATGTGTCGCGTGAGGATTGGTCGGAAGCGCTTCGAGAGGCGGTCGATATGGCGGAGACGCATCCGCATATCATCCAGGAGTTTAAGAAGTCCGTACGCCTCAAGCACCCACTGTACGGCGAGGACGGGGAAGTCTACGAAGCCCACGGCCGCCTACGCCTGAACCCGTACTTTTTCGTGGAGGGTGATCAAGCCAAGCTCGCCGGCGCCTTGGCCACCTATTGCCCCCCAGACAAGAAGATCATCCACGGCATGGAAGACGCGGCGATGCTGCCGTGCAAGGTGGTGGAATAGCCCAACAGCCCCCT from Pelagicoccus sp. SDUM812003 includes these protein-coding regions:
- the prfB gene encoding peptide chain release factor 2 (programmed frameshift), translated to MIKPETKALHDEMEKRAGYLWRYLDVDNKKAKVKELEAKMAVEGFWDDPTAAQELIGEANQLKGVVNGMTGFKTKLEDARAMEELLNEEGVEETSDEAAELHEAAVSLKEELDELEIQCYLDKPHDRCSALLTINAGAGGTESCDWADMLFRMYSRWAERRGFKVEIIDMLPGEEAGLDKVTMRISGENAFGYANAERGVHRLVRISPFDSNKRRHTSFCAVDVVAEIEEDLDIVIEDKDLREDTYRSSGKGGQHVNKTDSAVRLTHLPTGIVVACQSDRSQHKNRATAMKLLKARLYEKMEDEKRSAMEKVYGEKGEIGWGNQIRSYVFQPYQMVKDLRTGVETGNIQAVMDGDIDRFINGWLRAGSPRSRNKEIQIEE
- a CDS encoding glycosyltransferase family 2 protein, yielding MTTEATSKPATPQATTRDIEVSVVIPVFDEHETLDAMFQGVHAALRNRSLEIIFVDDGSRDGSWKEVCRLAAAHPGLVRGIRHRRNFGKAEALATGFAQARGEIVATMDADLQDDPTELPAMIAKLDEGFDLISGWKRDRHDPISKTIPSRFFNFAARAVSGLPLHDFNCGLKVYRREVTDDLNLYGELHRFTPILAHAEGYRVAELPVTHHAREYGKSKYGWKRFVKGFLDLMTIVLLTRYLKRPGHFFGAIGILCGGTGTAILGYLSVMKLFFGEDIGMRPLFFLGMILVLFGGQLISTGIIGEFLLRHSGEKGVRPSSKKCENGLQALD